The following DNA comes from Oncorhynchus mykiss isolate Arlee chromosome 16, USDA_OmykA_1.1, whole genome shotgun sequence.
TTGCGTTTCAGTGGCTTCTATTAGTACcaccagagggggggggggggggggggggggggggggtgtatggataatgatcaAACAACTGTATCTGGCATGTGGAAGAGGGCTGGAAATAGTTTCCTATCAAATGCACTTACCGTCCACTGCAATTGCTACTGATGGAGcgattgtgatgttattatggatGTAGATGTGTTTTCAATTGTTGCCGGTGTATTTTGTGTAGGGAACCGTCTGGTGACACGCTGTGGACCAGACCCAGAAAAGCTCTGCGTTCCATGTAGGAATGAGACCTACACAACTGATGGTACATCACACTCCTGTCTCAGGTGTACTCAGTGTGTAGGTATGTCACCAGAGATTTACCCATTTGATAGAATCTATTCTCCTCTACACTTAAATATCTATTGTTGATGAGCGAGACGTTTTAACATTCATTTTACTCCTCCTTTGCTTGCCTGCGTGTGTGTAGGTGGCGCCCAATTCCTTAAGGCGGCCTGTACAAAAAGCAAGGacacagaatgtgactgtagggCAGGATTCCGATGTGGTGATGACCACTGCTCCTTCTGTGTTGAGGAGTGTGGGACGGGCCAGGAACCTCTTCCCGCTGCAAGTAAGACACACATCTGTACCTGCAGACATTAAAGTCAAACAAGTTATCTGGCATGCCTAGTAAGACACAAGATCAGGACACATGGGAACATTTTCACCAAGTCCGACCCTCTGCATGTCTGTCTCCATAGGGTCCTGCCGGAATTGTCCAGATGGGACCTTCAATGACAAAATCCATGAGAAGTGCAAGTCTTGGAGAACAAGGTTAGATTTAACCCCCCCTTTAAACTCTGAGTTTGCGTCAATATTGGAATTACTGATAGTACTAATGCCATTGCATAAATGACCGTATGCAGCAAAACACTTGACTTAATCTCAGCAACTCAGAACTAAAATCTTCCGCTATGGCTACTCAATGTAATCTGATATTGGAGAGCCAATCCTTAAATCTTTatttctccatctctgtcccaGCTGTCTGCATCCCAATGAACACATTGTTGCAGTGGGAGATGCAGTCAGTGACAGCAAGTGCGGCATTGCCAACATTGTAACGCCAGAAGTCAACACCTTACCTTCAACACAGGCGGACCCTGAGGGTAAGACCAGTGAATCTaacccatggcaaaatgtatgtTATATcaccttgtttaaaaaaaaaaaaagatgacagCCTCTTTCTTTGATGGCACAGGGCTTTTTTGGGCTATAGGTGCCTCATTTGGGGTCTTTATCCTCCTTATCGTCTTGTTTCtggtcatcatcatcaccaaaaAGAAGCCAGAGAAGACAGCCCCCAAGGAGCCAACCCTTAATGAGCTAACTCCCCCTACAGGTAATTAGATGCTTATACAATGTTATTCATTCCTACTCAACATACAGCACTGCAACATTGTTCTGTCAGCTTTCAAACTGTAATCCTAAACGTGAACGAAGCGTCAACATTATTTAATCTGAGATTGGCTCAATCTTCACCCccgctctccctctgtctcagatGAACCCAGGAGCCTGGTGGTGACCAGTTTCCACCACCCTCAGCAGGAGCAGGGCAGCAGCTCTGAAATCCTGTGCTCCCAGGACTTTGAGACCAAGCTCCTGCCTGTGTGAGTGGCAGTGGACTTACTTTCTCGTATGTTTTTGTTCCACTttactttaatttattttttaagaGTATTACTGATATTTATtgttgcattgttgggaaaggcatttcactgtacttgtggaCGTGACAATTAACTTGGAACAGGGTCATACTGGGTCTGACCTAATGATCACTACTTCACACGGGCACTCTGATGCCTACACATTGCTAGCCTCAAGCCCGGGCTGACGCTACTGCTGATACAGTTGGACTCTAGCTCTGCTGGACCATGCTACTGCGTCGCTGGGAAGACATTGAGGCTTAGATAATTTTTTGATTTTGTGATATCTTTTTATTCTGTGATATTTCTAATACCTCAGTCATTTTCTTATCTCACAGGCACATTCAAAGGTAAACTAGGTCACTATGTTAAGATCATGTACGTCAGTTAGCTAGTAAACTGATATTCAAAT
Coding sequences within:
- the LOC110492146 gene encoding tumor necrosis factor receptor superfamily member 9, yielding MHLVLRVLCISMLTLCCLSSTGEIGCKQWTTSAGSPDVCCERCNPGNRLVTRCGPDPEKLCVPCRNETYTTDGTSHSCLRCTQCVGGAQFLKAACTKSKDTECDCRAGFRCGDDHCSFCVEECGTGQEPLPAARSCRNCPDGTFNDKIHEKCKSWRTSCLHPNEHIVAVGDAVSDSKCGIANIVTPEVNTLPSTQADPEGLFWAIGASFGVFILLIVLFLVIIITKKKPEKTAPKEPTLNELTPPTDEPRSLVVTSFHHPQQEQGSSSEILCSQDFETKLLPV